Within the Pseudomonas sp. SL4(2022) genome, the region CCCGCGGAAGGTGTTCAGCGGGTAGGGGATCAGCGCCTGATCTTCGGCAAAACCCACCGGCTGCACACTGTTGGCCGGCAGTTGCAGCGGCAGCAATGGGCGCTCATCCGCGCCCTGCAACGGCTTGCCTGCGGCGTTCAGCAATACCAGCTGCACACCGCCGAGGTGGCGCAGCAGGCTCAGGTACAGCAACTGGCTGATATAGCGCTCACCGGACAGGTGCAGACGCAACTGCTTGAGGTCGAGATCACCCAGATGGCCATCGGCACTCATCGCCAGACGCAGGCTGAGCAGCGCACCGTCACCCTTGACCGAGTAATCCAGGCCATTCAGCGCCAGCGGCAGCACCTCGGTGGTGAAGGCGGTGCGGAAACGGCAGGTCACGCCCTGGATCGGTTTGGATTCCACCGGCGTATGCCGTGGCACCAGCAAGGCACCGCCCGGACGCTTGAGCGGGTCGAACTGCAGCATGCTGAACGCTGGCAGCGGGCGCATATAGTTCGGCCACAGCAGGTGCATCAGCGAGTGAGTCAGTTCCGGCAACTCGTCATCGAGCTTCTGCCGCAGCCGCCCAGTCAGAAAGGCAAAACCTTCCAGCAGGCGCTCGACATCCGGGTCACGCCCGGCCTGGCCCAAAAACGGCGCCAACGCCGGGCTGCGCTCGGCAAAGCGCTTGCCGAGCTGGCGCAGGGCGGTGAGTTCGCTCTGGTAGTAGTGGTTAAAAGACACGATCAATCCTTGATTCGTTGGCTGTCGGATGGTTTCCGTTCAGGAGCGAGCCGTGTCGTCATATAGATGGCTGCCAAAGTCAGCCCGCCTGACAAACCGGCGAAGAACAATGCACGTATCGGATGTTGAGGTAGCAAATAGGTGAGGTTCGCGATAACCAGTGCACTTGTAAGGGCAATTTTTACTTTCATGCTGGTTGTCAGGGCGATCAGGGCATTAGCCAAGACAAAGGCCGCGAAAATCAGTTGCACCGCCAAACCTATAGCCACTCCCCTAGATAGTGGAGGGCCAAATAGAGTGGTGTAGACCTGAAACCCCAGGCTGGTCGCTAGCGGGAAAAGCAGGCATGCCAAAGTGTGGCAAGCCATGGCAGTAATTCTTTGCCGTTTAATCTCTTCGACACTGCGGATGTGTTGATAGAAGTACATCGCGTCAGTTCTCGACAACTTGGTAAGGGGTATTGCTGATGAACAGGTTCAGCCAACTGTCTTGCCAGTCCGGCACGCCAATCTCGAAGGTCTTCTGCTGCTTGTCGAAGTCGAACCAAATAATGCCTACGGTTCTGTCATCTTCGTGCGAACGCATGTCCGTGTAGTGCTTGTCGTAGAGCGGCGTACGGAAGGTGGAGTCCGGTGCCTGGGTGTCGATGACGCGTATGTAGGCAAGATCGCACCAAGGTCCGAGCCAAGGTGCCAGCAACACGGTCTGCAAAATGAATCTTCCCGAAGGGCTGGGTTTTGAGTACTGCGCCTCCTGAGTGATGGCGATGTGAATCGTTCCGAAAAGCAGGAGCAAGAGTGATATTGGCAGCAGCAGGGCCATAGATACTTTTCGAATATTCATTTCTTAAACTCGAAGACGACCGGAGTGATGGTTTCGTAGCCGATATTTGAATAAACGACGAAGTCACCACCCTTCTTCTGCGTCGAGCGATACTTCACGAAGTGGCTGTTGGTGATCAAGAAATAGCGCTTGCTTTCTAAATCCTTGAAACTCTGCTCAACGTCCTCGCCGGTGAAGGGAGCTGTGGCAATCGCCTTCGCTTTTTCGTAATCGATATTGGCGTTGTTGCTGAGGCTGTCTGTCACGCCCTCTGCGATGCCATCGAAGTTCCAATAACCAAGTGGCTGGCTGAGCAGGCCCTCGTCGTTAAAGTCATATGCATCTTCGGCATAGAATCCAATGCGCTCAGCGATGAAGGTCACCTTGTCCGGGAACGTGTTGACGGTACCCTCGACTGCGACTCGTAGATTGAAGTTGGCCAGTGCGCCGCGCAGGTCATTCAGCTCATCACCAATGGTGTCGAAAGTGAGCGCGCGGCTGTTGGCGTAACCGAAAGCCTCGGCTTTACTGCCTTGGCCATTGAACGACAGCGGGAAGCATCCGCCGGAGTGCTGACCGAACGCCCTGAGAATGTTTCTGCGGATGAGTTTGGTTGCTTGGGGGTTGTTCCAGGCGGTTCTTAGTTCGTTGCGGGAACTTACTACCCGAGGAAACGTCATCAACCATTTGTAGGTGACTATGGTCTCTTCCATATATTGAGGAGGGGGCATTTGGTCATGGTTCTTTACTGCTGCCGTCATACCGCCGCTGGCTGTGCCCCAGGGCTTTCCTTGGAACCAATGCCGCATTAGCTGCGCGGAAACTTGCCAGCCCATTTTGTCCATAGCTGCGGGAATATCCGTGATCTTGAACAAGCGAACTTGCGAGGTCGTACCTTGTGGGTTTTGCGAGCTCGGTGTGAGCGTGGATTTCAGGACGATATCGGACATGTGCAGATCTCCACGTAGTCAGGCAATCACTACTTCGGATTGTTCGGAGATAACCAGCTCAATGGTTTCTGCACTCGAAGAGCGGAGCTTGTCGGTTTTCCCATCCATTCCTGTGACTCCATGGATCTCTTTGCCGGATGCGCTGCGGAGAACATATGAAACCCCATTCAGCGGGACGCTGGAGTCTTGGTCGAGCAGCACGAAGAACTCATCGAAGACCCCTTTGATATCCACAGGAGCTGGAGGGACAAACGCCGCCCCACCCCCATTAGCCCCAATCAACACCGTCCCTGAGCCCGCCACAGCCACATTGCCATGGCTGCCCACGGTGCCCAGCACGGTGGCGGGTTTGCCGTTGATCAGCACGGTAGGAATGACCGCGCTGGCCAGCGTGCTGCCGCAGCCGGTGGGGTCGCCCATGCGGGCGGCGGGGAGGTTGTCGAACAGCACGTCGGGGGAGCCGGTGACAATCGGATTGCTGCCATGGCCGGGAATCGGGCAGGCGGTGGGGTCGCTGACGCGGGCGGCGGGTTTACCGGACATGGGCTCTCCTTAATTGACCTTGACCTGTCCGCTGCCGTCCAGGCGCGCGGAGAAACTGACTTGGCGTTTAAGGCCGTCCACTTCCAACAGGCCTTCGATGGCAAAGGCCAGGCTCAGTGGGTTGTTGTCGCGGGGCAGGGAAATCACCCGCACGTCGCTTAAACGCGGTTCGTACGCTTCGATAAAGCGTTCGATGGCGATACGCGCCTGCTGCAACGAGTCGTGCAGTGACAGGCGCATATCGTTCAAATCGGGCAACCCGTAGTCGGGCAGCGTTTGCACGCTGCCCGCCCGGGTGCTGAGCATTTTTGCCAGGTGGGTGGCCACGGACGCCATAGCGGCGACTTCGCGGCTCCAGCCAGC harbors:
- a CDS encoding PAAR domain-containing protein, whose amino-acid sequence is MSGKPAARVSDPTACPIPGHGSNPIVTGSPDVLFDNLPAARMGDPTGCGSTLASAVIPTVLINGKPATVLGTVGSHGNVAVAGSGTVLIGANGGGAAFVPPAPVDIKGVFDEFFVLLDQDSSVPLNGVSYVLRSASGKEIHGVTGMDGKTDKLRSSSAETIELVISEQSEVVIA
- the tssE gene encoding type VI secretion system baseplate subunit TssE translates to MAGYGSLFERLGGEASQRAGWSREVAAMASVATHLAKMLSTRAGSVQTLPDYGLPDLNDMRLSLHDSLQQARIAIERFIEAYEPRLSDVRVISLPRDNNPLSLAFAIEGLLEVDGLKRQVSFSARLDGSGQVKVN
- a CDS encoding DUF6402 family protein, with amino-acid sequence MSDIVLKSTLTPSSQNPQGTTSQVRLFKITDIPAAMDKMGWQVSAQLMRHWFQGKPWGTASGGMTAAVKNHDQMPPPQYMEETIVTYKWLMTFPRVVSSRNELRTAWNNPQATKLIRRNILRAFGQHSGGCFPLSFNGQGSKAEAFGYANSRALTFDTIGDELNDLRGALANFNLRVAVEGTVNTFPDKVTFIAERIGFYAEDAYDFNDEGLLSQPLGYWNFDGIAEGVTDSLSNNANIDYEKAKAIATAPFTGEDVEQSFKDLESKRYFLITNSHFVKYRSTQKKGGDFVVYSNIGYETITPVVFEFKK